The Elaeis guineensis isolate ETL-2024a chromosome 14, EG11, whole genome shotgun sequence genomic sequence GCAAGAGAAACAGAATGagaaaaaatgaatgaaaaattCCAATGTACCTCCAGCTCCCACTTCACCTCTTAACCCTGAAAAATACTTGTGAGAATCATGAATTGGTTCATAATACTTTATGCGAACAGTGGTGCGTCCACCATCTCAGGAAGATGCCATTGGTTACCTTTAGAAACTGCTTTAGCGAGCATGGACAAAATGATCTCATACATGCCACCAGATTCCTTCAATGGGAACAAGAATGTGAGGGAACTCAAATGACTGCACTCACTAATTTCTATTTCAtttgagagagtgagagagagaggattGTACCTTGAAAGGACTGGAATGACATTAAAGAGTAGATGGTCTTCTAAAGCAAGCAAAGGAAGGAAACAATGTGCTGAAGTTGCTCCTCGTCACAGATACTATTTCCATATTGGGGATGCGTGAGACCAGGTACCAATACGGTCCTCCTCTCTTATACTGTCTCTCTAGGTTGGGGCACCCTTCAATTACCAGATGCTGAAGGCCTGGGAGTCGTTGTTGAAGACCTTCGGGGAGTGATGACAGCTGAGGGCAGTGACCAATTTGCAAATGCCGGAGTGCCGTGAGGCCCTGCAACCCTTGTGGCAGAGATGACAATTTGTGGCAACTGCTGATGCCCAGAGACTTGAGTGCAGCAAGCTGTCCCAGCCCTTGTGGCAAAGAATTCAAGCCAGGAAGCCCACTGATATATATACTCGTGAGTGCTGTTAGGTGCCCCAGATCTACCGGCAAGAAAGTCAAGCTTGGGCAACCTGAAATATCAAAATTCTCAAGAGCAGTGGCGTGTCGCAGGCCTTCTGTCAAGGAATTCAATTTGGGGCAAAAGCCAACATATAATGATTTGAGGGATGCAGGCAACTCCGGCAATTCCAGAAGACTATCACAATGTAATATATCCAGATCTTCCAGGTTTGGTAGGAGCTCTTCATGCCCGGATGATGATGAGGATAATGGCAAAGGTGATGGGCCAACCAAATTGTTGCAACCATAGAGACTTAACTTCCTCAGTGAGTTCAAGCCACGGAACTCTGCCTCCGGCCAGTATACCAGATCTTCGCAACACTGAATCTCTAAAGATAGGAGAGAACCAAGGTTCTTCCAAATTGCCAAGGGTGATGATGACTGCCGTGATGGTGAAAAAAACCAATTGCAGCATTCAATCTCCAAATAATGCAGGGATGTGCTTAGCCCTCTcgtctcctcttcctcttccagtACCGGTGCCAGATTCTCGGATGCGGTGATAATTAAATTTTCAAGAGATCTGAAATATCTTAAAGACATTTTTTTCTGAGCTAGAGGAGCCGACTCTGCACCATCGCTCGTTTCATAGACTTTAATGCTAAGGGAAGACAGTGTGGTCAGACTACAGACCGAGCCCAACTGCATGTCAGTTCCTTCCATTTCTAAACTTTTGAGAGATGGTAACTCCGGCATGGTCATCAAATTTGGGCAATGAATGATCTCAAGCTCAGCAAGGTGAGGGAAAATCAGCGTGACCTCTGCAGTTCCTTCATACTCTGACCACTTCTCCAAGCTCTGCATCCTGAGCAACACCAGTCTCTTTAGTGATGGGAATGCTTGCACTGTGTCATTGCTTGCATTGCCATAGATGGTACTGCTGCAGATGTGTTTGATGCTATCCATCTTAGTCAGGTAGAGAAATTTCAGAAAACGTAGCTGCCATAAAGGTGGGAGATGTTTGCAACCCATGCAAACTCCCAAATGAATTTCAACTAAATTTTGCAGCAATGGTGAGTCCATCCATGTTGGAAAGCTGGCACCACTATAGCGCCATATTGCCAGCAGCTTTAAGCCACCATGAGGTCTAAGGGCTTCCAGAACCTCTTTAGCATTTTCTGCAGGCAAAACATCATCTTCATCACAATGATGGGCACTTGCTGCATAATAATAGAAGGGATTCCACTCAATCATATCCCAGCATAATATTAATGAGCGAAGGTTATGTTTGGAACTAAGATTAGCATATTCAGCATCTGCTGCATCCCTCACATTCCTCAGGTTATACAGCTCTAAAAGGCCACCGAGATTTAAGCTATTCAATTCACCTATATGCCTTCCAGAATCATTGCCTACAATGTACTTCGTCAATGTTCGCAGGTTGCTCAATTGCCCTATACCTGCTGGCAGCTGCTTCAGACGAGGACATCTGTCAATATAGAGATGCCTCAGGTTGCTCATATTTCTCAAGCCATCAGGTAGCTTATATAGACTCCAGCAGTTGGAGAGTTTTAAAATCTGTAGGTTGAGAAGTGTGCTGGCGGCTTCAGGTATTGCTTCTATTGGAGTTCTGGAGAGGTCCAGATACCTTAGGTGTTTCAGAAATCCAATTGAAATAGGCAATCGTCTAATAACAGTATTTTGTAGGCCTAATGCTCTCAAGGACCTAGGCTTTGATGAATCTGCGGTCACTATAATACCCATATTAGCTAACAAGGTCAGGAGAGTGCGAATATTGGGAGAATTATTCAAGGTCCTATGAATGTCCAATTTGAAATTCTCAGATATACACAAGTGACGGGTTTTCCTAGATACATCTTCCAACCCAGCAGGGTCCTGTATGCTAAGGCATTCATTCCCCATAATGGATCGTGCCAGGTCGTGCATAAGGTCATGCATCTTGCATGTTGTTATGCAATAAAGTTCATGCCTATCTGTGCTATCATCGTCCTCCTCAACTTCCTTGATATCCTGAAAGAAGGATCTCGAAGCCAACTCATTAAAAATCTCGTTCCCTTTGTCCTCCAGCTCCTTTCTTCCATCAGATGGAATGAACCCATTAGCCATCCATAGTTGAATCAACAGATCCTTTTCCATCTCATAATCCTTTGGAAATATGGCACAAAAAGCAAAGCATTGTTTTAAATGGGAAGGCAAATGACTGTAGCTCAATCTTAGCGCTGGTAAAATCGCGTCTTCACCAACCTGCATATCCCAAATCTCACTATCCCTCACGAACAACCATTCCCTTTCCTGGCTCTTGGAATACAATAAGCCCCCCATTGTCTTCACTGCTAAAGGCAGTCCACCACATTTCTTGACAATCTCCTTGCCAATATTTACGAGATTCTGAGGCTCTTCTCCTCCCTCTTCAAATGCTCTCTTCCTAAACAATGTCCAGGAATCATCTTCAGTCAAATATGGTAGCTGATAGGTGGCGAGTGCACCCATCATCGACGATACCCGCTCACTTCTTGTTGTCACAATGATCCTACTCCCTACTCCACCAGTTCTTAGTAAAGTTTTTAACTCATCCCACTTTTCCCGATCCTCGTTCCAAACATCATCTAATACAAGTAAGTACCTTTTTCCACTTACAACTTCTCGAAGGCGGCGTTGTAACAACTCCATGTTTGATAGCTCACACTCAGTACCTGTCGCTGAAGCTATTATTGCCTTGGCAAGTTTTGCAACATTGAAGACATCCGACACAAAGACCCACATGAGCGGCTGGAAATGCTTCTCCACCCTCTCATCTTTGTAAATCAATTGGGCCAGTGTAGTCTTACCCAGACCCCCCATACCAACTATGGAAAGGACTGCAATATT encodes the following:
- the LOC105057814 gene encoding putative disease resistance protein RGA4, which encodes MADVLLSALVPVVMEKAKDYVLRRFGAMWGIHDKLEKLERMLLAIHDKLGDAEERQVKEAGVTRWLADLKDAAYEADDILDEFNLEAMRREAEIQVDTSKKVRSFFSFDNSLWFRFKIGQKLNDIVEKIDKIVDEGNKFHFMVKTQPQLRDRPQTHSYVDESYVIGREEDKQKIVKLLLDHVPNQNIAVLSIVGMGGLGKTTLAQLIYKDERVEKHFQPLMWVFVSDVFNVAKLAKAIIASATGTECELSNMELLQRRLREVVSGKRYLLVLDDVWNEDREKWDELKTLLRTGGVGSRIIVTTRSERVSSMMGALATYQLPYLTEDDSWTLFRKRAFEEGGEEPQNLVNIGKEIVKKCGGLPLAVKTMGGLLYSKSQEREWLFVRDSEIWDMQVGEDAILPALRLSYSHLPSHLKQCFAFCAIFPKDYEMEKDLLIQLWMANGFIPSDGRKELEDKGNEIFNELASRSFFQDIKEVEEDDDSTDRHELYCITTCKMHDLMHDLARSIMGNECLSIQDPAGLEDVSRKTRHLCISENFKLDIHRTLNNSPNIRTLLTLLANMGIIVTADSSKPRSLRALGLQNTVIRRLPISIGFLKHLRYLDLSRTPIEAIPEAASTLLNLQILKLSNCWSLYKLPDGLRNMSNLRHLYIDRCPRLKQLPAGIGQLSNLRTLTKYIVGNDSGRHIGELNSLNLGGLLELYNLRNVRDAADAEYANLSSKHNLRSLILCWDMIEWNPFYYYAASAHHCDEDDVLPAENAKEVLEALRPHGGLKLLAIWRYSGASFPTWMDSPLLQNLVEIHLGVCMGCKHLPPLWQLRFLKFLYLTKMDSIKHICSSTIYGNASNDTVQAFPSLKRLVLLRMQSLEKWSEYEGTAEVTLIFPHLAELEIIHCPNLMTMPELPSLKSLEMEGTDMQLGSVCSLTTLSSLSIKVYETSDGAESAPLAQKKMSLRYFRSLENLIITASENLAPVLEEEEETRGLSTSLHYLEIECCNWFFSPSRQSSSPLAIWKNLGSLLSLEIQCCEDLVYWPEAEFRGLNSLRKLSLYGCNNLVGPSPLPLSSSSSGHEELLPNLEDLDILHCDSLLELPELPASLKSLYVGFCPKLNSLTEGLRHATALENFDISGCPSLTFLPVDLGHLTALTSIYISGLPGLNSLPQGLGQLAALKSLGISSCHKLSSLPQGLQGLTALRHLQIGHCPQLSSLPEGLQQRLPGLQHLVIEGCPNLERQYKRGGPYWYLVSRIPNMEIVSVTRSNFSTLFPSFACFRRPSTL